From a region of the Crocosphaera sp. UHCC 0190 genome:
- the nrdR gene encoding transcriptional regulator NrdR — protein sequence MECPYCQHTNSRVLESRSSEGGQSIRRRRECLKCKHRFTTYERIEFVPITVIKHDGKKESFDSSKLLRGMVRACEKTGISHQRLETIVDDIEAQLQQRPQREVSSQEIGELVLKYLRQENEVAYIRFASVYGRFQGIKDFVATLHQLQEETPPSSIAQWSKAGSQASEPDLSPASYLTLTHHGSDNSI from the coding sequence ATGGAATGTCCCTATTGTCAGCATACCAATAGTCGTGTTTTAGAATCTCGTTCTTCTGAAGGTGGACAAAGTATTCGTCGTCGTCGGGAATGTTTAAAGTGTAAACATCGCTTTACCACTTATGAGCGTATTGAATTTGTTCCCATTACTGTTATTAAACATGATGGCAAAAAAGAATCTTTTGATTCCTCGAAACTTCTGCGGGGAATGGTGAGAGCTTGTGAAAAAACAGGAATTTCTCATCAGCGTCTTGAAACCATTGTGGATGATATTGAAGCACAACTACAACAGCGTCCCCAACGAGAAGTGAGCAGTCAAGAAATTGGAGAGTTAGTGTTGAAATATCTACGGCAAGAAAATGAGGTTGCTTACATTCGTTTTGCCTCTGTTTATGGCCGGTTTCAAGGTATTAAAGATTTCGTCGCTACCCTTCATCAACTTCAGGAAGAAACACCCCCATCTAGCATTGCCCAATGGTCTAAAGCTGGTTCTCAAGCTTCCGAACCTGACCTTTCTCCTGCTTCCTATTTAACCTTAACTCATCACGGGTCAGATAACTCTATTTAA
- a CDS encoding photosystem II reaction center protein T encodes MESVAYILVLTMALAVLFFAIAFREPPRIEK; translated from the coding sequence ATGGAAAGCGTCGCTTATATCTTAGTTTTAACCATGGCCCTCGCTGTGTTGTTCTTCGCCATTGCGTTTCGGGAACCCCCCCGCATCGAAAAATAA
- a CDS encoding 2OG-Fe(II) oxygenase, protein MFSEKSVIPNGVRNELGSIIPENYSSIDRLQSLVAQSFDTLESILNNPEFSAQDKAAVALKILEMVGTSPQLTNSLSLPNACCQKTSSPSSTLLHSNNLPAKYYQIDNFLSPKENQKLLEIALQYSDNFIGSTTSTQASDYRKSAVLYATFFPEFYQIIRQKLLGMIGGILKQLNHPSFSISEVEMQLTAHNDGCYYKIHNDSGSPETCTREFTYVYYFYREPKSFSGGELRIYETDLQETSLERHENFQIVEPRNNSIVFFDSRSKHEVMPVSCSSRIFANSRFTINGWLRRGE, encoded by the coding sequence ATGTTTTCAGAAAAAAGTGTTATCCCCAATGGAGTAAGAAATGAATTAGGGTCAATTATCCCTGAAAATTACTCATCTATAGACAGGCTTCAATCTTTAGTTGCTCAATCCTTTGATACCCTTGAAAGTATTCTTAATAATCCAGAATTTTCGGCACAAGATAAGGCAGCAGTCGCCCTAAAAATCTTAGAGATGGTGGGAACATCACCGCAATTAACCAACAGTCTCTCTCTGCCAAATGCTTGCTGTCAGAAGACTTCATCGCCATCCTCAACCTTGTTGCACTCAAATAATTTACCAGCAAAATACTATCAAATTGATAACTTTTTATCTCCAAAAGAAAACCAAAAATTGTTAGAAATTGCCCTTCAATATTCCGATAATTTTATCGGCTCTACCACCTCAACACAAGCCTCAGATTATCGGAAGTCTGCGGTGCTTTATGCAACATTTTTTCCTGAATTCTATCAAATTATTCGCCAGAAACTTTTGGGGATGATCGGGGGGATACTCAAACAATTAAATCATCCTTCATTTTCTATCAGTGAAGTTGAAATGCAGCTAACGGCGCACAATGATGGTTGTTATTATAAAATTCATAATGATTCTGGTTCCCCAGAAACTTGTACTCGTGAATTCACCTATGTCTACTACTTTTATCGAGAACCAAAATCTTTCTCTGGTGGAGAATTAAGGATTTATGAAACTGACTTACAAGAGACTTCTCTAGAAAGACATGAAAATTTCCAAATTGTTGAACCCCGTAATAATAGTATTGTCTTTTTTGATAGTCGCAGTAAACATGAAGTAATGCCCGTAAGTTGTTCTTCTCGAATCTTTGCAAATAGTCGCTTTACTATTAATGGATGGTTGCGCCGTGGAGAATAA
- a CDS encoding pentapeptide repeat-containing protein has protein sequence MKELERYYKVLGLQIGASLEEINQAYRDLAFIWHPDRLPKDNERLLAKAVAKLQEINHAREQLKSIQVLSQPSSRTQVSQEKPSPSSVYRDRRPSESQAQRPYYRDLTGVDLRGANLKEKDLSGRTLIQANLSYADLSDTFLHKVNLEQANLFRANLFRANLLQANLRQANLQEVNLIGADLSGADLSEADLSGAKVSAGNRILVKLTGTILRGAILPDGTIHP, from the coding sequence ATGAAAGAATTAGAACGGTATTACAAAGTGTTAGGATTACAGATAGGCGCATCCCTTGAGGAAATTAACCAAGCCTATCGAGACTTGGCGTTTATTTGGCATCCTGATCGTCTTCCGAAGGATAATGAGCGATTATTAGCTAAAGCGGTGGCTAAACTGCAAGAAATTAATCACGCTCGTGAACAACTTAAGTCAATTCAAGTATTATCTCAACCGTCGAGTCGTACTCAAGTGAGTCAGGAAAAACCTTCTCCTTCTTCTGTTTATCGTGATCGTCGTCCTTCTGAAAGTCAAGCACAACGCCCTTATTATCGAGATTTAACGGGAGTTGATTTGAGGGGGGCTAATTTAAAAGAAAAAGATTTATCGGGTAGAACACTCATTCAAGCGAATTTAAGTTATGCGGATTTGAGTGATACTTTTTTGCATAAAGTTAATTTAGAACAGGCTAATTTGTTTCGGGCTAATTTATTTCGGGCTAATTTACTTCAAGCTAATTTACGTCAAGCTAATTTACAGGAAGTTAATTTAATCGGGGCGGATTTGAGTGGGGCAGATTTAAGTGAGGCGGATTTATCAGGGGCAAAAGTGAGTGCAGGTAATCGAATTTTAGTGAAGTTAACGGGGACAATTTTAAGGGGGGCAATTTTGCCTGATGGAACCATTCATCCTTAG
- a CDS encoding cation-translocating P-type ATPase — protein MTNLPDPNTPMGLSDLEAAQRLKQDGYNELPTSKRGGLLAIALEVLSEPIFLLLVACGIIYWLLGDRQEALILLGFIFFIMGITLYQDQKTESALDALRDLSSPRASVIRDGQKQRIAGREVVRGDILILSEGDRVPADALLFSSTNITADESLLTGESLPVRKVSGNSQTPIDHPGGDDLPFVYSGTLIVQGQGMAEVKAIGPQTELGKIGKALQTVTTEDTPLQRETKDLVNKLIWIAIAICLAVIVIYGLTRGNWLQGFLAGIALAMAILPNEFPVVLTIFLALGAWRISQNRVLTRRMPAVETLGSATVLCVDKTGTLTLNQMSVHQMVAFKDSPFNAYNYDLTLHEREALPEAVHGLIEFSILASQKDPFDPMEKAFKQLGDDYLANTEHIHKNWTLVHEYPLSPELLAMSRVWQSSDNSNYVIAAKGAPEAIADLCHFDPNLREELSQHIQCLANQGLRVLGVARGKGVHPDVLVKNDLPQQQHDFQFEFLGLIGLADPVRPTVAQSIKECYTAGIRVVMITGDYPGTAQKIAREIGLNASNSVITGQELQEMGDNELLGRIQTVNIFARMVPEQKLRLVNALKKNGEIVAMTGDGVNDAPALKSAQIGIAMGGRGTDVARESADLVLLDDDFASIVQSVKLGRRIFDNLKKAMAYTLAIHVPIAGMSLIPVLLKWPLVLLPIHIAFLHLIIDPACSIVFEAESAEYNVMKRPPRDPKIPLFSREMLGLSVLQGVGVLLILVIIFAIALYRGQGEQEARAFAFTTLIVANLSLILTNRSWSRTIVETVQAPNPALWWVIGGAIVFMGLVLYIPFLRHLFRFSTLHPLDLGICLVGGMISILWFEWLKTSKKSK, from the coding sequence ATGACTAATTTACCAGATCCTAACACCCCAATGGGTTTATCCGATCTAGAGGCTGCCCAAAGACTCAAACAAGACGGTTACAACGAACTCCCCACCAGTAAACGAGGTGGCTTATTGGCGATCGCCTTAGAAGTCCTCAGCGAACCCATTTTCTTATTATTAGTCGCTTGTGGCATCATTTATTGGTTACTCGGAGACAGACAAGAAGCCTTGATATTGCTAGGTTTCATCTTCTTTATTATGGGGATCACCCTCTATCAAGACCAAAAAACCGAAAGTGCCTTAGACGCATTACGAGATCTCTCTAGTCCTCGCGCTTCCGTCATCAGAGATGGACAAAAACAACGCATTGCCGGACGGGAAGTGGTACGAGGGGATATTTTAATATTATCAGAAGGCGACCGTGTGCCAGCCGATGCCCTCCTATTCTCGTCTACTAATATAACCGCCGATGAATCCTTATTAACCGGAGAATCTCTCCCCGTTAGAAAAGTATCAGGAAACTCTCAAACCCCCATAGACCACCCAGGAGGGGATGACTTACCCTTTGTTTATTCCGGGACTTTGATCGTTCAGGGCCAAGGTATGGCCGAAGTTAAAGCCATCGGTCCTCAAACAGAATTAGGTAAAATTGGCAAAGCGTTACAAACCGTTACCACCGAAGACACCCCCTTACAACGGGAAACTAAAGATTTAGTTAATAAATTAATTTGGATTGCGATCGCCATTTGTCTGGCCGTAATTGTCATTTATGGTCTAACCAGAGGTAATTGGTTACAGGGATTTTTAGCCGGAATTGCCCTAGCAATGGCGATTTTGCCCAATGAATTCCCCGTTGTCTTGACCATTTTTCTGGCGTTAGGGGCCTGGCGAATTTCTCAAAATCGCGTTTTAACCCGCAGAATGCCGGCCGTTGAAACCTTGGGTTCTGCAACTGTTCTTTGTGTCGATAAAACAGGAACCCTAACCTTAAATCAAATGTCTGTGCATCAGATGGTTGCGTTTAAGGACTCCCCCTTTAATGCTTATAACTATGATTTGACCCTTCATGAACGAGAAGCTTTACCGGAAGCGGTTCATGGGTTAATTGAGTTTAGTATTTTAGCCAGTCAGAAAGATCCTTTTGATCCGATGGAAAAGGCATTTAAACAGCTAGGGGATGATTATTTAGCCAATACTGAGCATATTCATAAGAATTGGACTCTGGTGCATGAATATCCTCTCTCTCCTGAATTATTAGCCATGTCTAGGGTTTGGCAGTCATCAGATAACTCAAATTATGTCATTGCCGCAAAAGGGGCCCCCGAAGCGATCGCCGATTTGTGTCATTTTGATCCTAACTTGCGAGAAGAACTCTCTCAACACATTCAATGCCTTGCAAATCAAGGGTTACGGGTTTTAGGGGTAGCTAGAGGAAAAGGGGTTCATCCTGATGTTTTAGTCAAAAATGACCTTCCTCAACAACAACATGACTTTCAATTTGAATTTTTAGGATTAATTGGATTAGCTGATCCAGTACGTCCTACCGTAGCACAATCTATTAAAGAATGTTACACCGCAGGAATTCGAGTAGTGATGATTACGGGAGACTATCCAGGAACAGCCCAGAAAATTGCGCGAGAAATAGGGTTAAATGCCAGTAATTCAGTCATTACAGGGCAAGAACTGCAAGAAATGGGGGATAACGAATTACTCGGACGCATCCAAACGGTGAATATCTTTGCACGTATGGTTCCTGAACAGAAACTCCGTCTCGTCAATGCGTTGAAGAAAAACGGCGAAATCGTTGCTATGACAGGAGATGGGGTCAATGATGCCCCGGCCTTGAAGTCTGCTCAAATTGGTATTGCGATGGGTGGTAGAGGCACAGATGTCGCCAGGGAATCAGCAGATTTAGTGTTATTAGATGATGATTTTGCTTCTATAGTCCAATCAGTAAAATTAGGGCGGCGTATCTTCGACAATCTTAAAAAAGCGATGGCTTACACCTTAGCCATTCATGTTCCTATTGCTGGAATGTCTTTAATTCCGGTTTTATTAAAATGGCCCCTGGTTTTACTTCCTATTCATATTGCTTTTTTGCATTTAATCATTGATCCTGCCTGTTCCATCGTTTTTGAAGCTGAATCAGCCGAATACAATGTGATGAAGCGTCCCCCCCGTGACCCCAAAATTCCCCTATTTAGTCGTGAGATGTTGGGGTTAAGTGTGTTGCAAGGGGTTGGGGTATTGTTAATTCTTGTGATTATCTTTGCGATCGCCCTTTATCGAGGACAGGGAGAACAAGAGGCCCGCGCTTTTGCCTTTACTACCCTAATTGTGGCAAATTTAAGCTTAATTCTCACTAACCGATCTTGGTCAAGAACCATTGTAGAAACAGTACAAGCCCCGAATCCCGCTCTCTGGTGGGTTATTGGCGGTGCGATCGTGTTTATGGGGTTGGTGTTATATATTCCTTTTTTGCGTCACCTCTTTCGTTTTTCGACGCTTCATCCTCTAGATTTAGGGATTTGTTTAGTAGGAGGGATGATTAGTATATTGTGGTTTGAGTGGCTTAAAACTAGCAAAAAATCAAAATAA